The Mycolicibacterium lutetiense genome window below encodes:
- the rnhA gene encoding ribonuclease HI, with translation MTDPGDLQDDVVVIYTDGGCRPNPGPGGWGAVLRRREHVREMYGGDPETTSNNRMELTAPIMALEALTRPVVVHLHTDSTYVRNGITKWVLGWERNGWLTAAKQPVKNVDLWQRLQAACERHQVEWFWVKGHSGVADNELADELATRGLREALDGSRV, from the coding sequence ATGACCGACCCCGGGGACCTGCAGGACGACGTCGTCGTCATCTACACCGACGGCGGGTGCCGGCCGAATCCCGGCCCCGGCGGCTGGGGCGCGGTGCTGCGCCGCCGCGAACACGTGCGCGAGATGTACGGCGGGGACCCCGAAACCACGAGCAACAACCGAATGGAGCTGACCGCCCCCATCATGGCGCTCGAGGCACTCACCAGACCTGTGGTGGTGCACCTGCACACCGACAGCACCTATGTCCGCAACGGCATCACCAAATGGGTCCTCGGCTGGGAGCGCAACGGTTGGCTGACCGCCGCCAAACAGCCCGTGAAGAACGTCGACCTCTGGCAGCGACTTCAGGCTGCCTGCGAGCGGCATCAGGTCGAGTGGTTCTGGGTGAAAGGCCATTCGGGCGTCGCCGACAACGAATTGGCCGACGAACTCGCGACCCGCGGGCTGCGTGAAGCGCTCGACGGTTCCCGCGTCTGA